The following proteins are co-located in the Pseudomonas fluorescens genome:
- the aroE gene encoding shikimate dehydrogenase — translation MDRYVVFGNPIGHSKSPLIHRMFAAQTGEQLDYSTLLAPLEDFTGCAREFFQQGRGANVTVPFKEDAYRLANSLTERAQRAGAVNTLSQLADGSLLGDNTDGAGLVRDLTVNAGLSIKGKRILLLGAGGAVRGALEPLLAEQPASLIIANRTVAKAELLAELFNDLGPVSASGFDWLREPVDVIINATSASLSGDVPPIAGSLIEPGKTFCYDMMYAKEPTAFCRWAAEQGAAVAMDGLGMLVEQAAEAFFLWRGVRPDSAPVLAELRRQLA, via the coding sequence ATGGACCGTTATGTCGTCTTCGGCAACCCCATCGGCCACAGCAAATCGCCGCTGATTCACCGTATGTTCGCCGCGCAAACCGGTGAGCAATTGGACTACAGCACCCTGCTTGCGCCGCTGGAGGATTTCACCGGCTGTGCCCGTGAGTTTTTTCAGCAAGGCCGTGGCGCCAACGTCACCGTGCCGTTCAAGGAAGACGCGTATCGCCTGGCCAACAGCCTGACCGAACGCGCCCAGCGCGCCGGCGCGGTGAACACCTTAAGCCAGTTGGCCGATGGCAGCCTGCTTGGCGATAACACTGATGGCGCGGGCCTTGTGCGCGACCTGACGGTGAACGCCGGGTTGAGCATCAAAGGCAAGCGTATCCTGCTGCTGGGCGCCGGTGGCGCGGTACGTGGGGCGCTGGAGCCGTTGTTGGCTGAGCAACCGGCCTCGCTGATCATCGCCAATCGGACCGTGGCAAAAGCCGAGTTGCTCGCCGAACTGTTCAACGACCTGGGCCCGGTGTCTGCCAGCGGTTTCGACTGGCTGCGTGAGCCGGTGGACGTGATCATCAATGCCACGTCCGCCAGCCTGTCAGGCGATGTACCGCCGATTGCCGGCAGCCTGATCGAGCCGGGCAAGACCTTCTGCTACGACATGATGTACGCCAAGGAACCGACCGCGTTCTGTCGCTGGGCTGCTGAGCAAGGCGCGGCGGTGGCGATGGACGGTTTGGGCATGCTGGTGGAGCAGGCCGCAGAAGCCTTTTTCCTGTGGCGCGGTGTGCGCCCGGATTCGGCGCCGGTGTTGGCTGAGTTGCGTAGGCAGTTGGCCTGA
- the hemF gene encoding oxygen-dependent coproporphyrinogen oxidase, translating to MTTRTEAVKAYLLDLQDRICSALETFETDTRFIEDAWTRPAGGGGRTRVIENGSVIEKGGVNFSHVFGSGLPPSASAHRPELAGRGFEALGVSLVIHPHNPHVPTSHANVRFFIAEKEGEEPVWWFGGGFDLTPYYGNEEDCIHWHRVAEQACAPFGADVYSRYKAWCDTYFHIKHRNEPRGIGGLFFDDLNEWDFDTCFAFIRAIGDAYIDAYLPIVQRRKAAAYTEQQRQFQEFRRGRYVEFNLVYDRGTLFGLQSGGRTESILMSLPPQVRWSYDWKAEAGSEEARLTDYFLQDRDWLGIAAPKAAV from the coding sequence ATGACTACCCGCACCGAGGCTGTTAAAGCCTACCTGCTTGACCTGCAAGACCGTATTTGCAGCGCCCTGGAAACCTTTGAGACGGACACTCGCTTTATCGAAGACGCCTGGACCCGGCCTGCGGGCGGCGGCGGTCGCACCCGTGTGATCGAAAACGGTTCGGTGATCGAAAAAGGCGGTGTTAACTTTTCCCACGTGTTTGGCAGCGGCCTCCCACCGTCCGCCAGCGCGCATCGTCCTGAGCTGGCCGGTCGTGGGTTTGAAGCCCTGGGCGTTTCGCTGGTGATCCACCCGCACAACCCCCATGTGCCGACGTCCCACGCCAACGTGCGCTTTTTCATCGCCGAAAAAGAAGGTGAAGAGCCGGTGTGGTGGTTCGGTGGCGGCTTCGACCTCACGCCGTATTACGGCAATGAAGAAGACTGTATCCATTGGCACCGCGTGGCCGAGCAGGCCTGTGCGCCGTTCGGCGCGGATGTGTACTCGCGTTACAAGGCCTGGTGCGACACCTACTTCCACATCAAGCATCGCAATGAGCCACGCGGTATTGGCGGCCTGTTCTTCGATGATTTGAACGAGTGGGACTTCGACACCTGCTTCGCCTTCATCCGCGCCATCGGCGACGCCTACATCGACGCCTACCTGCCGATCGTGCAGCGCCGCAAGGCCGCCGCCTACACCGAGCAGCAGCGTCAGTTCCAGGAGTTCCGCCGTGGGCGCTATGTCGAGTTCAACCTCGTCTATGACCGTGGCACCCTGTTCGGCCTGCAATCGGGCGGCCGTACCGAGTCGATCCTGATGTCGCTGCCGCCGCAGGTGCGCTGGAGCTATGACTGGAAAGCCGAGGCCGGTAGCGAAGAAGCGCGCCTCACTGATTACTTCCTGCAAGATCGCGACTGGCTCGGCATTGCCGCGCCCAAGGCAGCTGTCTGA
- the fmt gene encoding methionyl-tRNA formyltransferase codes for MTEPLRIVFAGTPEFAAEHLKALLASPYEIVAVYTQPDRPAGRGQKLMPSPVKQLALEHNIPVLQPPTLRNTDAQAELAALQPDLLVVVAYGLILPQAVLDIPRLGCINSHASLLPRWRGAAPIQRAVEAGDSESGVTVMRMEAGLDTGPMLLKVTTPITREDTGGSLHDRLAEMGPPAVVQAIAGLAAGTLEGEVQDDSLATYAHKLNKDEARIDWSRPAVELERLVRAFNPWPICHSTLNGEALKVLAATLADGKGAPGEVIGASKEGLLVVCGEQALCLTRLQLPGGKALNFSDLFNSRREKFALGTVLGAVAQ; via the coding sequence ATGACCGAGCCACTGCGCATTGTTTTTGCCGGCACTCCTGAATTTGCCGCCGAACACCTGAAGGCCCTGCTTGCCAGCCCTTATGAGATCGTCGCGGTGTACACCCAGCCGGATCGTCCGGCCGGTCGCGGGCAAAAACTGATGCCAAGCCCGGTCAAGCAGCTGGCGCTTGAGCACAACATTCCGGTGCTGCAACCACCGACCCTGCGCAACACCGATGCCCAGGCGGAACTCGCCGCATTGCAGCCGGACCTGCTGGTGGTCGTGGCCTATGGCTTGATCCTGCCTCAGGCGGTGCTGGATATTCCGCGCCTGGGTTGCATTAACAGCCATGCCTCGCTGCTGCCGCGCTGGCGCGGTGCGGCGCCGATCCAGCGCGCCGTGGAAGCCGGTGACAGTGAAAGCGGCGTGACCGTGATGCGCATGGAGGCAGGTCTGGACACCGGCCCGATGCTGCTCAAAGTCACCACCCCGATCACCCGTGAAGACACCGGCGGCAGCTTGCACGACCGCTTGGCCGAGATGGGCCCGCCCGCCGTGGTACAGGCCATCGCCGGCCTGGCTGCCGGCACTCTGGAAGGCGAAGTGCAGGACGACAGCCTCGCCACCTATGCGCACAAACTGAACAAAGACGAAGCCCGCATCGACTGGAGCCGCCCGGCCGTGGAGCTGGAGCGCCTGGTACGCGCCTTCAACCCGTGGCCAATTTGCCACAGCACCCTTAATGGCGAAGCCTTGAAAGTATTGGCCGCCACCTTGGCTGACGGCAAAGGCGCTCCCGGTGAAGTCATCGGTGCCAGCAAGGAAGGCCTGCTGGTCGTGTGCGGTGAGCAAGCGTTGTGTCTGACGCGTCTGCAATTGCCCGGTGGTAAGGCGCTTAACTTCAGCGATTTGTTCAACAGCCGCCGTGAGAAGTTTGCGCTGGGCACGGTTCTCGGGGCGGTCGCTCAATGA
- the betC gene encoding choline-sulfatase, translating into MKRKNILFIMADQMAAPMLPFYGPSPIKLPNLSRLAEQGVVFDAAYCNSPLCAPSRFTLVSGQLPSKIGAYDNAADFPADVPTYAHYLRRLGYRTALSGKMHFCGPDQLHGYEERLTSDIYPADYGWAVNWDEPDVRPTWYHNMSSVLQAGPCVRTNQLDFDEEVVFKAQQYLFDHIREDGDQPFCLTVSMTHPHDPYTIPKPFWDLYDDSDIPLPTTPAQADLDPHSQRLLKVYDLWDKPLPLNKIRDARRAYFGACSYIDSNVGKLLQTLQDTGLADDTIIIFSGDHGDMLGERGLWYKMHWFEMAARVPLLVSAPGQFAAGRVSRAVSTADLLPTLVELAGGELDPRLPLDGRSLVPHLQRLGGHDEVFGEYMAEGTISPLMMIRRGTYKFIYSEDDPCLLFDVRNDPHEREDLSQSPEHRPLFEAFLREARAKWDIPAIHQQVLASQRRRRLVFEALTQGKLKSWDHQPLVDASQQYMRNHIDLDDLERKARYPQPCQNQ; encoded by the coding sequence ATGAAGCGCAAGAACATTCTTTTCATCATGGCCGATCAAATGGCCGCGCCGATGCTTCCGTTCTACGGACCTTCCCCGATCAAGCTGCCCAACCTGAGCCGCCTCGCCGAACAGGGCGTGGTGTTCGACGCTGCTTATTGCAACAGCCCGTTGTGTGCGCCGTCGCGTTTCACCCTGGTCAGTGGCCAGTTGCCGAGCAAGATTGGCGCCTACGACAACGCGGCGGATTTCCCCGCCGATGTGCCGACTTACGCCCATTACTTGCGTCGCCTGGGCTACCGCACCGCGTTGTCCGGCAAAATGCACTTTTGCGGGCCAGACCAACTGCACGGTTACGAAGAACGCCTGACCAGTGACATCTACCCCGCCGACTATGGCTGGGCGGTGAATTGGGACGAGCCGGACGTGCGCCCCACCTGGTATCACAACATGTCTTCGGTGCTGCAAGCCGGCCCTTGCGTGCGCACCAACCAGCTGGATTTTGACGAAGAGGTGGTGTTCAAGGCCCAGCAGTATTTGTTCGACCATATTCGTGAAGACGGCGACCAGCCGTTCTGCCTGACCGTGTCGATGACTCACCCACATGACCCGTACACGATTCCCAAACCGTTCTGGGACCTGTACGACGACAGCGACATCCCATTGCCTACGACGCCAGCCCAGGCCGACCTCGACCCGCACTCCCAACGCCTGCTCAAGGTGTATGACCTGTGGGACAAGCCGCTGCCGCTGAACAAGATCCGTGATGCCCGCCGCGCCTACTTCGGCGCATGCAGCTATATCGACAGCAACGTCGGCAAACTCCTGCAAACCCTGCAAGACACCGGGCTGGCCGATGACACCATCATCATCTTCTCCGGCGACCACGGCGACATGCTCGGCGAGCGCGGCCTCTGGTACAAAATGCACTGGTTTGAAATGGCCGCCCGCGTGCCGCTGCTGGTCAGTGCGCCAGGCCAGTTTGCCGCTGGCCGCGTGTCTCGGGCCGTGTCGACGGCCGACCTGTTGCCGACACTGGTGGAACTGGCCGGCGGTGAACTGGACCCGCGTTTGCCGCTGGACGGCCGCTCACTGGTCCCGCACTTGCAGCGGCTGGGCGGGCACGACGAAGTGTTCGGTGAATACATGGCCGAAGGCACCATCAGCCCGCTGATGATGATTCGCCGTGGCACTTACAAGTTCATCTACAGCGAGGACGATCCGTGCCTACTGTTTGATGTACGCAACGACCCGCACGAGCGGGAAGACCTCAGCCAATCACCGGAACACCGGCCACTGTTCGAGGCGTTTTTGCGTGAGGCGCGGGCCAAATGGGACATCCCGGCGATCCACCAGCAGGTGCTCGCCAGCCAACGCCGTCGTCGCCTGGTATTTGAGGCGCTGACCCAGGGCAAGCTGAAGAGCTGGGACCACCAGCCACTGGTAGACGCCAGTCAGCAATACATGCGCAACCATATCGACCTCGACGATCTGGAGCGCAAGGCACGTTATCCACAACCCTGCCAAAACCAATAA
- the dprA gene encoding DNA-processing protein DprA — MYPTNSDEISPSELEARLRLHRLPELGPKRFRVLIEAFGSASKAISAPASAWRSLGLPPASADARRSPQIRDSASDALAWLEHPAQHLLMWDQPDYPALLAQIDDAPPLLFVAGDPKILEKPQLAMVGSRRASRPGLDTAAAFSRSLASAGFVITSGLALGIDGAAHQAALDVGGQTVGVLGTGLENFYPQRHRRLAAAMIAQGSAVVSEFPLDAAPQAANFPRRNRIISGLSLGVLVVEASMASGSLITAKLAAEQGREVYAIPGSIHHPGAKGCHQLIRDGATLVESIEHILDGLRGWQALSRPAPLPVTHPLVALLHAAPHTSEALAIASGRPLSHVLATLTELELEGQVICESGRWLARC, encoded by the coding sequence ATGTATCCGACAAACAGCGATGAAATTTCCCCGTCAGAACTGGAAGCCCGACTACGCTTGCACAGGCTGCCAGAACTGGGTCCCAAGCGTTTTCGCGTGTTGATCGAGGCATTCGGCTCTGCCTCAAAGGCTATCAGCGCGCCTGCCAGTGCCTGGCGCTCCCTCGGGTTGCCGCCTGCCAGCGCGGATGCCCGACGCAGCCCGCAAATCCGTGACAGCGCCAGTGACGCGCTCGCGTGGTTGGAGCATCCCGCCCAGCATTTACTGATGTGGGACCAACCTGATTACCCTGCCTTGCTTGCGCAGATTGACGACGCCCCGCCGTTATTGTTCGTCGCCGGCGACCCCAAAATCCTGGAGAAACCGCAGTTGGCCATGGTCGGCAGTCGGCGCGCTTCCAGGCCCGGGCTGGACACCGCCGCCGCCTTTTCCCGCAGCCTCGCGAGCGCCGGTTTTGTCATCACCAGCGGGTTGGCCCTGGGCATTGACGGCGCTGCGCATCAAGCCGCATTGGATGTCGGCGGGCAGACAGTCGGCGTGCTTGGCACCGGCCTGGAAAATTTTTATCCACAGCGCCACCGGCGGCTCGCAGCCGCGATGATTGCCCAAGGGAGTGCGGTGGTTTCCGAGTTTCCACTGGACGCCGCGCCCCAGGCCGCTAACTTTCCCCGGCGCAACCGGATCATCAGTGGCCTGTCGCTGGGGGTGCTGGTGGTGGAGGCCAGCATGGCCAGCGGCTCGCTGATCACAGCAAAGCTCGCTGCCGAGCAGGGGCGTGAGGTGTACGCGATCCCCGGCTCCATCCATCATCCGGGGGCCAAGGGCTGTCATCAGTTGATTCGCGATGGTGCGACGTTGGTGGAATCCATCGAGCATATTCTTGACGGGTTGCGCGGCTGGCAGGCCTTGTCTCGCCCGGCACCGCTGCCGGTGACGCACCCGCTGGTGGCGCTGCTGCATGCCGCGCCTCACACCAGCGAGGCCCTGGCGATTGCCAGCGGGCGGCCCTTGTCCCACGTGCTGGCGACCCTTACCGAGCTGGAGCTCGAAGGCCAGGTCATCTGCGAAAGCGGGCGGTGGCTTGCGCGCTGCTAG
- the def gene encoding peptide deformylase, with amino-acid sequence MAILNILEFPDSRLRTIAKPVAVVDDKVRQLVDDMFETMYEAPGIGLAATQVNVHQRVVVMDLSEDRSEPRVFINPEFEPLTDEMGEYQEGCLSVPEFYENVERPVRVKIKALDRDGQPYELIAEGLLAVCIQHECDHLNGKLFVDYLSTLKRDRIKKKLEKKHRQQA; translated from the coding sequence ATGGCTATTTTGAACATCCTCGAATTCCCCGACTCGCGCCTGCGCACGATCGCCAAACCGGTGGCCGTAGTGGACGACAAGGTTCGTCAGTTGGTCGATGACATGTTTGAAACAATGTATGAAGCTCCGGGCATCGGCCTCGCCGCGACCCAGGTCAACGTGCATCAGCGTGTCGTGGTCATGGACCTGTCAGAAGATCGCAGCGAGCCTCGGGTGTTTATCAACCCCGAGTTCGAACCGCTGACCGACGAGATGGGTGAATACCAGGAGGGCTGCCTCTCAGTGCCGGAGTTCTACGAGAACGTCGAACGCCCGGTGCGCGTGAAGATCAAGGCCCTGGACCGCGACGGCCAGCCCTACGAGCTGATCGCAGAGGGCCTGCTGGCGGTGTGCATTCAGCACGAATGCGACCACCTCAACGGCAAACTGTTTGTCGATTACCTGTCCACGCTTAAACGCGACCGGATCAAGAAGAAGCTGGAAAAAAAGCATCGCCAGCAAGCTTGA
- a CDS encoding SulP family inorganic anion transporter: MPRLNRHTLLPFLAWLPRQTRASVGRDAMVGLSGAVLALPQSIAYALIAGLPPEYGLYAAIIPVLIACLWGSSWHLICGPTAAISIVLYASISPLAVPGSQDYITLILLLTFLAGVFQWLLGMLRFGALVNFVSHSVVLGFTLGAAVVIALGQLPNLLGLELPSEATAINSLLALINHAGEWDHASLALGLGTLLVGALLKYLMPRWPTLLIALSLGSLAAWLWPTMFGQVALVSSFVGKLPPFSPLPMDLDMLLRLLPSAVAVGMLGLVTSLSIARSLSARSQQLLDANQEVRAQGLSNIVGGFFSGYLSAGSFTRSGLSYEAGACSPLAGVFSAAWVALFALFGAALIAHIPIPSMAASILLICWGLVDHRGIRALFRVSRAEFVVMSLTCVATLLLELQTAIYAGVLASLFFYLKRTSQPRVQQWRDGDEDVLRVGGSIFFGASHYLQVRLQSLQGERVVIEAQQINFIDYSGVEMLHQEARRLHRAGRSLTLRRARPQVVEELKKLEGADNCPIHFEE, from the coding sequence ATGCCCCGGCTCAACCGCCATACACTCTTGCCCTTCCTCGCCTGGCTCCCGCGCCAAACCCGCGCCAGTGTCGGCCGGGATGCGATGGTCGGCCTCAGCGGCGCGGTACTCGCGCTGCCGCAGTCGATTGCCTACGCGCTGATCGCCGGTCTCCCACCCGAATACGGCTTATACGCCGCGATTATTCCGGTGCTGATCGCCTGCCTCTGGGGCTCCTCCTGGCACCTGATCTGTGGCCCGACGGCGGCGATTTCCATCGTGCTCTACGCCAGTATCAGTCCATTGGCCGTGCCGGGGTCGCAGGACTACATCACCTTGATCCTGTTGCTGACCTTCCTCGCCGGCGTTTTCCAGTGGTTGTTGGGCATGCTGCGCTTCGGCGCGCTGGTGAATTTCGTCTCCCATTCCGTGGTGCTGGGTTTCACCCTGGGGGCTGCCGTGGTGATTGCATTGGGGCAGTTACCCAACCTGCTGGGGCTGGAGTTACCAAGCGAGGCCACGGCGATCAATAGCCTGTTGGCGCTGATCAACCATGCTGGCGAGTGGGACCATGCCTCACTCGCCCTTGGCTTGGGCACCTTGCTGGTGGGCGCATTGCTCAAGTACCTGATGCCACGCTGGCCCACGCTATTGATCGCTCTGTCTCTGGGCAGCCTGGCCGCGTGGCTGTGGCCGACGATGTTTGGCCAGGTGGCGCTGGTCAGTTCGTTCGTGGGCAAACTGCCGCCATTCAGCCCATTGCCGATGGACCTGGATATGCTCCTGCGCCTGCTGCCCAGCGCCGTGGCGGTGGGCATGCTGGGGCTGGTGACGAGCCTGTCGATTGCCCGTTCGCTGTCGGCGCGCTCGCAGCAGTTACTCGACGCCAATCAGGAAGTCCGGGCGCAGGGTTTATCCAATATCGTCGGCGGATTTTTCTCTGGCTACTTGTCAGCCGGTTCCTTTACGCGTTCCGGCCTCAGCTACGAGGCAGGCGCGTGTTCGCCCTTGGCAGGTGTGTTTTCGGCCGCGTGGGTGGCGCTGTTTGCGCTGTTCGGCGCGGCGTTGATCGCGCACATTCCGATTCCCAGCATGGCCGCGAGCATCCTGTTGATCTGCTGGGGCCTGGTGGACCACCGCGGCATTCGCGCATTGTTTCGCGTGAGCCGGGCCGAGTTTGTGGTGATGAGCCTGACCTGCGTGGCCACCTTGCTGCTGGAGCTACAAACAGCGATTTACGCGGGGGTGCTGGCGTCGCTGTTTTTCTACCTCAAACGCACGTCGCAACCACGGGTTCAGCAATGGCGTGACGGTGACGAGGATGTATTGCGGGTCGGCGGCTCGATTTTTTTTGGCGCCAGCCATTACCTGCAAGTACGCCTGCAAAGCCTGCAAGGCGAGCGGGTGGTGATCGAGGCGCAACAGATCAACTTTATCGACTATTCCGGGGTGGAAATGTTGCACCAGGAGGCGCGGCGTTTGCACAGAGCGGGACGTAGCCTGACGTTGCGCCGAGCCAGGCCGCAGGTAGTGGAAGAATTAAAGAAATTGGAAGGGGCCGACAACTGCCCCATCCATTTTGAAGAATAA
- the choX gene encoding choline ABC transporter substrate-binding protein, translated as MQKLSTVLSVALLALSSAGAYADSSCDTVKMADPGWSDIAATNAITGFLLNGMGYKAKVDTLAVPITFGGLKDGQVDVFLGNWMPAQQGFYDKFVANGDVVQLAKNLDGTEFTLAVPDYVWDAGVHDFADLNRFADKFDKKIYGIGSGAPANISLQEIIKKNDFDLGQWKLIESSEQAMLAEVSRAVKKQRFVTFLGWTPHPMNVQLKMHYLKGGEKYFGDKGSVFTLTRKGYAQACPNVGKLLTNLSFTQDMENSIMAEVANNKVSNADAAKAWIKANPAVLDKWLDGVKTVDGQDALAAVKAKL; from the coding sequence ATGCAAAAGTTATCCACCGTGTTGAGCGTTGCACTGCTGGCGTTGAGCAGCGCCGGCGCCTATGCCGACTCAAGCTGCGATACCGTGAAGATGGCCGATCCGGGCTGGAGCGATATCGCCGCCACCAATGCCATCACCGGTTTTCTGTTGAACGGCATGGGCTACAAGGCCAAGGTCGACACCCTGGCGGTGCCGATTACGTTTGGCGGTCTCAAGGACGGCCAGGTGGATGTGTTCCTGGGTAACTGGATGCCGGCGCAGCAGGGCTTCTATGACAAGTTCGTGGCCAATGGCGACGTGGTGCAACTGGCGAAAAACCTCGACGGCACCGAGTTCACCCTCGCCGTCCCGGACTATGTGTGGGACGCCGGGGTGCATGACTTTGCTGACTTGAACAGGTTTGCGGATAAGTTCGACAAAAAGATCTACGGCATCGGCTCCGGCGCGCCGGCGAATATCTCGCTGCAGGAGATCATCAAGAAGAACGACTTCGACCTGGGCCAGTGGAAGCTGATCGAGTCGAGTGAGCAGGCGATGCTGGCTGAGGTGTCGCGCGCGGTGAAGAAACAGCGCTTCGTCACCTTCCTCGGCTGGACACCGCACCCGATGAACGTGCAGTTGAAAATGCATTACCTCAAGGGTGGCGAGAAGTACTTCGGTGACAAAGGCAGCGTGTTTACTCTGACCCGCAAGGGTTATGCACAGGCCTGCCCGAATGTCGGGAAGCTGCTGACCAACCTGAGTTTTACCCAGGACATGGAAAACAGCATCATGGCTGAGGTGGCCAATAACAAGGTCAGCAATGCCGACGCGGCGAAGGCGTGGATCAAGGCGAATCCGGCGGTGCTGGATAAATGGCTCGATGGCGTAAAAACCGTGGATGGCCAGGATGCGTTAGCGGCGGTAAAAGCCAAACTCTAA
- a CDS encoding L-threonylcarbamoyladenylate synthase has product MVNRWRVLETAREIRAGAVIAYPTEAVWGLGCDPWNEEAVDRLLAIKNRSVDKGLILVADNIRQFDFLFEDFPDTWIERMASTWPGPNTWLVPHQDLLPEWVTGVHDTVALRVSDHPLVRDLCSLVGPLISTSANPQGRPAARTRLRVEQYFRGQVDRVLGGALGGRKNPSLIRDLATGEVVRPS; this is encoded by the coding sequence ATGGTCAACAGGTGGCGTGTGCTGGAAACCGCACGAGAAATTCGCGCAGGCGCGGTGATCGCCTACCCGACCGAAGCGGTCTGGGGCCTTGGCTGCGACCCGTGGAATGAAGAGGCGGTGGACCGGCTGCTGGCGATCAAGAATCGGTCAGTGGACAAGGGGCTGATCCTGGTGGCGGACAATATTCGCCAGTTCGATTTTCTCTTTGAAGATTTCCCGGACACTTGGATCGAGCGCATGGCCAGCACTTGGCCTGGGCCGAATACCTGGTTGGTCCCCCATCAGGACTTGCTGCCTGAATGGGTCACAGGTGTGCATGACACCGTCGCCTTGCGGGTCAGCGATCATCCGCTGGTAAGGGATTTATGCTCATTGGTCGGGCCGCTGATTTCCACGTCGGCCAACCCGCAGGGCCGCCCGGCAGCGCGCACGCGGCTTCGTGTGGAGCAGTATTTCCGTGGCCAGGTTGATCGGGTATTGGGTGGCGCCCTGGGTGGGCGCAAGAACCCAAGCCTGATTCGCGATTTGGCGACAGGCGAGGTTGTGCGGCCTTCTTAA
- a CDS encoding NADPH:quinone reductase, with amino-acid sequence MAKRIQFRAHGGPEVLEYVDYTPAEPGPQQVRVRNEAIGLNFIDTYFRSGLYAPPALPSGLGAEGAGVVDAVGSEVTQFKVGDRVAYGSGPLGAYSELHVLPAANLVHLPDDISFEQAAGAMLKGLTVQYLLRQTYELKGGETILFHAAAGGVGSLACQWAKALGVKLIGTVSSPEKAALAKSLGAWETIDYSKENVAQRVLELTDGKKVPVVYDGVGKDTWLTSLDSVAPRGLVVSFGNASGAVDGVNLGILAAKGSLYVTRPTLATYASNPKDLQTMADDLFSMIKSGKVRIDINQRFSLAEAAKAQTELSGRRTTGSTILLP; translated from the coding sequence ATGGCCAAACGTATCCAGTTCCGTGCCCATGGCGGCCCCGAAGTACTTGAGTATGTGGACTACACCCCGGCAGAACCAGGCCCTCAGCAGGTTCGCGTGCGTAACGAGGCCATCGGCCTGAATTTTATCGACACCTATTTCCGCAGCGGTCTCTATGCGCCGCCAGCCCTGCCATCGGGCCTGGGTGCAGAAGGCGCCGGTGTGGTGGATGCGGTGGGCAGCGAGGTCACCCAGTTCAAGGTCGGTGACCGCGTGGCCTACGGCAGTGGCCCACTGGGCGCCTACAGCGAGCTGCATGTATTGCCCGCCGCCAACCTGGTGCACTTGCCGGATGACATCAGCTTCGAGCAAGCCGCCGGCGCCATGCTCAAAGGCCTGACCGTGCAGTACCTGCTGCGCCAGACTTACGAGCTGAAGGGTGGCGAGACCATTCTGTTCCATGCCGCTGCCGGTGGTGTGGGCTCCCTGGCCTGCCAATGGGCCAAGGCGTTAGGCGTTAAGTTGATCGGGACCGTGAGCTCCCCGGAAAAGGCCGCCCTGGCCAAATCCCTCGGTGCCTGGGAAACCATCGACTACAGCAAGGAAAACGTCGCACAACGCGTACTGGAATTGACCGACGGCAAGAAAGTGCCTGTGGTGTACGACGGCGTCGGCAAGGACACCTGGCTGACCTCGCTGGACAGCGTGGCGCCGCGTGGGCTGGTGGTGAGTTTTGGGAATGCGTCGGGCGCGGTAGACGGGGTGAACCTGGGCATTCTGGCCGCAAAGGGCTCGCTGTACGTCACTCGGCCGACCTTGGCGACCTATGCCAGCAATCCAAAAGACTTGCAGACCATGGCCGATGACCTGTTCTCGATGATCAAGAGCGGCAAGGTGCGCATTGATATCAACCAGCGGTTTTCGCTGGCCGAAGCGGCGAAGGCGCAGACGGAATTGTCAGGGCGACGCACGACGGGGTCGACCATTCTGTTGCCGTAA